From a region of the Trichoderma atroviride chromosome 6, complete sequence genome:
- a CDS encoding uncharacterized protein (EggNog:ENOG41), with amino-acid sequence MMNIVILGGSYAGIAAAHQLLKQPAKTGELKVTLVTPNTHFYWNIAAPRGLLPGQIADEQLFQSIADGFKQYSPDKFELVLASAESLDVNAKKVVATSPSEGSKTITYDVLILATGSSMKGAVPLKGLSSTEATRNALRELQSLVENSKTIVIAGAGVTGCEVAGELGYEYRKQKEIILLSSGPGVLESSPASVSKLAVKELTNLGVHVKLQEKVAASSQLPDGRHELTLSGGDKLITDMYIPTFGLTPNTSYLSATFLDNNGFVVVDDYLQVKGAGPVWAIGDVSAMEGSQYLPANRQASHAVKNIILSMSGKPLLAYKAWPFSMGLQIGKQAGTGHLGSWKIPSFLVVFMRKTLFIERFAPTVNGSLF; translated from the exons ATGATGAACATTGTCATCCTCGGAGGCTCATATGCTGGAATTGCCGCCGCCCATCAACTCCTCAAGCAACCTGCAAAGACTGGGGAGCTGAAGGTTACTCTTGTAACCCCAAACACCCATTTCTACTGGAATATCGCAGCACCACGCGGCCTGCTTCCTGGCCAGATTGCCGACGAGCAGCTCTTTCAGTCCATTGCCGATGGGTTTAAGCAATATTCGCCGGACAAGTTTGAACTTGTACTCGCTTCGGCAGAAAGCCTAGACGTCAATGCCAAGAAGGTTGTGGCGACTAGCCCCAGCGAAGGGAGCAAGACAATTACTTACGACGTCCTCATCCTTGCCACTGGCTCCAGTATGAAGGGAGCGGTACCCCTCAAGGGATTGAGCTCGACAGAAGCAACAAGAAATGCTCTCCGCGAGCTCCAGTCCCTAGTGGAAAATTCCAAGACAATTGTCATAGCTGGTGCCGGTGTGACGGGGTGTGAGGTTGCCGGCGAGCTGGGGTATGAGTATAGAAAACAGAAGGAAATCATTCTA CTCTCCAGCGGGCCTGGAGTGCTCGAGAGTAGCCCGGCAAGTGTATCAAAGCTCGCAGTGAAGGAGCTCACGAACCTGGGCGTCCATGTCAAGCTACAAGAAAAGGTCGCTGCATCCTCTCAACTGCCGGATGGGCGGCATGAACTCACCCTTTCCGGCGGAGATAAGCTAATTACGGACATGTACATTCCTACGTTCGGCCTGACCCCCAACACTTCGTACCTCTCCGCAACATTCCTCGACAACAATGGATTCGTCGTGGTCGACGACTATCTTCAAGTCAAGGGAGCTGGGCCCGTATGGGCTATCGGCGATGTGTCGGCCATGGAAGGATCGCAATACCTGCCAGCCAACAGACAGGCAAGCCATGCCGTCAAGAACATCATTTTAAGCATGAGTGGCAAGCCATTGCTTGCATACAAAGCTTGGCCCT TCTCCATGGGCCTCCAAATTGGAAAACAGGCGGGGACGGGTCATCTTGGAAGTTGGAAAATTCCGTCTTTCCTGGTAGTTTTCATGCGGAAGACACTATTCATAGAGAGATTTGCCCCTACGGTCAATGGTTCTTTGTTCTGA
- a CDS encoding uncharacterized protein (EggNog:ENOG41) — protein sequence MHRRSKQTSCFACVASKRGCDKVLPVCSRCEEKEITCEYPAVRHRRGRQLPKSSQAGIADDGPRAEDSSIIANQLATTDERGDIHLLSINGNNSTTQLQNSQSCSTFTGTNLPSHASFLPVFPSQIALDIDLSSSNQLSPPYDRLKFFLLPSAWTIAYHYEPPAAYPPGDVLLNFTRGIQSWLKRFFHQGHNPFIHRHLYSNTTMPLCMQDAFTSISIQNAIASNEHIIDDIFASQVGDLVTKQPIEGSETFSLLSTRDHIARTQALLIHLLLALFSSSIPRRAKAEGLIATLHHWTNQLWQSASQDANFHDVIQSISSVDGVGCVSIDDPVSDLYQSFVLYESTRRTWILSNFATGVYQSLRGNWGTTCTGDICITARAELWDASSPARWAAIAKSKDPLFVYSLHGQSLLKDSVAAEEVDEFMRHLYTIMWGINKVEDWIVQSGDTVSIIY from the coding sequence ATGCATCGACGGTCTAAGCAAACGTCTTGCTTTGCATGCGTTGCATCTAAGCGAGGCTGCGACAAAGTGTTGCCTGTATGCTCCCGCTGtgaggagaaggagatcaCCTGCGAGTATCCTGCGGTACGTCATCGGCGGGGACGACAACTACCGAAATCGAGCCAAGCTGGCATTGCCGACGATGGCCCTCGGGCTGAGGATAGTAGCATTATTGCGAATCAACTTGCAACAACTGACGAGCGTGGGGAtattcatcttctttctatAAATGGCAATAACTCGACCACGCAACTCCAGAATTCACAAAGCTGTTCAACGTTTACGGGCACAAATCTGCCGTCGCATGCTTCATTCTTGCCTGTCTTTCCTTCACAAATTGCGTTGGATATTGATCTGTCTTCTTCCAACCAGCTTTCACCTCCATATGACAGGCTGAAGTTTTTCCTACTTCCTTCGGCTTGGACAATTGCTTATCATTATGAACCGCCAGCTGCCTATCCTCCTGGCGATGTGCTGTTGAATTTCACTCGGGGTATACAGTCATGGCTTAAACGTTTCTTTCACCAGGGTCATAACCCTTTTATCCATCGACACCTCTATTCTAATACAACCATGCCACTGTGTATGCAAGATGCATTTACTTCCATCTCAATTCAAAATGCGATTGCAAGCAATGAGCATATTATTGACGACATTTTTGCCTCTCAGGTTGGTGACCTTGTCACGAAACAGCCAATTGAAGGTTCAGAGACGTTTTCACTACTATCAACAAGGGATCATATAGCACGCACACAAGCTTTGCTAATTCACCTTCTATtggctctcttctcatcttcaatcCCTCGCCGAGCTAAAGCTGAGGGCTTAATTGCAACGTTGCACCATTGGACGAATCAATTGTGGCAATCAGCAAGCCAGGACGCAAATTTCCATGATGTTATTCAATCCATATCCTCGGTAGATGGTGTCGGATGTGTTTCGATAGATGATCCAGTGTCCGACTTGTACCAAAGTTTTGTGCTATACGAGTCTACTCGTCGCACGTGGATATTAAGTAACTTTGCTACTGGCGTTTACCAAAGTCTCAGGGGTAATTGGGGTACCACCTGTACAGGAGATATATGTATAACTGCACGAGCCGAGTTATGGGATGCGTCTTCGCCAGCGCGCTGGGCTGCTATTGCAAAATCCAAAGACCCTTTGTTTGTCTATAGTTTACACGGTCAGTCTTTACTCAAGGACAGTGTTGCTGCAGAGGAAGTGGATGAATTCATGAGACATCTTTATACAATCATGTGGGGTATTAATAAAGTTGAAGACTGGATTGTACAAAGCGGAGATACAGTATCAATAATATATTAG
- a CDS encoding uncharacterized protein (EggNog:ENOG41), which yields MTTFWDPLREMPKLQGKIAVVTGASSGIGLEMVGFLAIKGAKVYCTTRSEDKAKTARDVLQAKYPEIDQEKVKWLLLDLSDLQSITDAADELKNSETKLDILINNAAAATTSHNLVAGRWEWHMAVNFIGPFLFVNRVLPLLKKATNDSNPDARIVTLSSIAHSNMLPHNFEFQFDSPLCLTNPVISYPWQWRYIGRFVFGFDMIRYAVSKAAVVMFAKGLQSRLDAGGLPILSLSVHPGEVATEGVMAINNVFIKAIARLTFLTSQQGAATPLFAATANKIRQGQDNYRGKFLTPYGKIQAPHPVVEDPKQLQGLWEHTTKEVNKQLMALGLPPLDGW from the exons ATGACAACATTTTGGGATCCTCTTCGGGAGATGCCCAAGCTTCAAGGCAAGATTGCTGTTGTAACCGGAGCAAG TAGTGGGATAGGTCTCGAAATGGTCGGATTTCTCGCTATTAAAGGAGCGAAAGTGTATTGTACAACACGATCTGAGGACAAGGCCAAAACGGCACGGGATGTGCTACAAGCCAAATACCCTGAGATTGACCAAGAAAAGGTCAAATGGCTATTGTTAGATTTATCAGATTTACAATCTATCACTGACGCTGCCGATGAATTGAAGAACAGTGAAACAAAGCTGGACATATTGA TCAATaacgctgcagctgcaacaaCGTCTCATAATCTTGTGGCTGGTAGGTGGGAGTGGCATATGGCAGTCAA CTTCATTGGGCCGTTTCTTTTCGTTAACCGTGTTTTGCCTCTGCTCAAAAAGGCGACAAACGACTCAAACCCCGATGCCAGAATTGTAACTCTCAGTTCTATTGCCCACTCCAATATGCTCCCCCACAACTTCGAGTTCCAGTTTGACTCACCTTTGTGTCTTACAAATCCGGTTATATCATACCCTTGGCAATGGCGTTACATTGGAAGGTTCGTTTTCGGCTTTGATATGATCCGCTATGCAGTTTCCAAGGCCGCAGTTGTTATGTTTGCAAAAGGTTTGCAGAGCCGGCTAGATGCAGGGGGACTACCGATTCTGTCTCTTTCAGTACATCCCGGTGAGGTTGCTACGGAAGGTGTTATGGCAATTAATAACGTATTCATCAAAGCAATCGCCCGTCTAACCTTTCTCACCTCGCAACAAGGTGCCGCAACACCGCTATTTGCAGCAACTGCGAATAAAATCAGACAGGGCCAGGACAATTACAGAGGAAAGTTCCTTACGCCATATGGTAAAATTCAGGCGCCGCATCCAGTTGTGGAGGATCCAAAACAGCTGCAAGGACTGTGGGAGCACACAACTAAGGAGGTGAATAAACAGCTTATGGCTCTTGGGCTCCCTCCTTTGGATGGTTGGTAA
- a CDS encoding uncharacterized protein (EggNog:ENOG41) gives MASSIVEQPNAVQDSGLAERAVLDQYEVESGLQNRTEGIIQAPLIQNILSQLDGVFPFDEAVIEALPKDVTFTSVESFGTSAWTVTGRVTAQKADGSIQRFFLKVAYGEHGRLMLGGEHVSSKMIYSVMPDFIPTPYGYGRYKVQSPDTYFYLSQFIDMDVTTAPDPDDLMGNLAELHKNSQSPTGKFGFPVTTYDGNIPHRVTWESKWVDFFRNLFLHACSLDAEVNEPWPELELAVRQMGDAVIPRLLGNLRQSGTDEPVKPCLIHGDLWEGNRGIDMETGDSVIYDASSYFAHNEMEFGNWRSELNTFFRSKTYMAHYLRRFPAAEPVEEFDDRNRLYSIKVAINYSAMRPGSIRRKTAYNNMCYLIHKYAPIEGVEQYDPRSDPFVTGAHFQVYSSSD, from the exons ATGGCATCCTCCATCGTGGAACAGCCCAATGCCGTGCAGGACTCGGGACTTGCTGAGCGCGCCGTGCTGGACCAATATGAAGTCGAG TCTGGGTTACAAAATCGAACAGAGGGGATTATCCAAGCTCCGTTGATTCAGAATATTCTGTCCCAACTCGATGGAGTGTTCCCATTCGATGAGGCAGTCATCGAAG CCTTGCCCAAGGATGTTACCTTCACCTCAGTCGAGAGTTTCGGCACCAGTGCGTGGACCGTGACTGGGAGAGTAACGGCTCAGAAAGCCGACGGGTCCATCCAGCGCTTCTTTCTCAAG GTTGCTTACGGAGAGCATGGTCGTCTGATGCTTGGAGGCGAGCACGTATCTTCCAAGATGATTTACAGCGTCATGCCCGACTTCATTCCCACACCATATGGCTACGGACGTTATAAAGTTCAAAGCCCAGACACCTACTTCTACCTCTCTCAGTTCATCGACATGGACGTGACGACTGCACCCGACCCTGATGACCTGATGGGCAATCTTGCTGAGCTGCACAAGAACAGCCAGTCACCTACCGGCAAATTCGGCTTCCCTGTCACAACCTACGACGGCAACATCCCACACCGTGTCACTTGGGAGAGCAAATGGGTCGACTTCTTCCGCAACCTCTTCCTGCATGCCTGCAGCCTCGACGCTGAAGTAAACGAGCCTTGGCCCGAACTCGAGCTCGCTGTCCGCCAGATGGGTGACGCCGTGATTCCGCGACTGCTGGGCAATCTGCGCCAGAGTGGCACTGATGAGCCTGTGAAGCCGTGCCTGATCCATGGCGACTTGTGGGAGGGAAATCGAGGCATCGATATGGAGACGGGCGACAGCGTTATTTATGACGCCAGCTCCTACTTTGCGCACAACGAGATGGAATTCGGAAATTGGAGAAGTGAATT GAACACCTTCTTTCGCTCAAAGACTTATATGGCTCACTATCTGAGGCGCTTTCCAGCTGCGGAGCCTGTCGAGGAGTTTGATGACAGGAACAGACTGTACAGCATCAAGGTCGCCATTAACTACTCAGCGATGCGGCCTGGAAGTATCAGAAGAAAGAC AGCCTATAATAACATGTGCTACCTTATTCACAAGTATGCACCTATTGAAGGCGTCGAGCAGTATGATCCGCGTTCAGATCCGTTTGTTACTGGCGCTCATTTCCAAGTGTATTCAAGCTCGGACTAA